A genomic region of Methanothermobacter thermautotrophicus str. Delta H contains the following coding sequences:
- a CDS encoding pseudomurein-binding repeat-containing protein: protein MAEVPEIAYRVSVASGTIDSIEYKGLNLSMNQCLYIFARAIVMLDSNDKGNIPVREYGNPESPDGRLSSATLTRAEYVDMAGRTYRWMDSEWKGPNHVGIRQEGAGDLSPDILLRAFVRVLTEYRSTGKLPDRVTVP from the coding sequence GTGGCCGAAGTGCCTGAAATAGCCTACAGGGTTTCAGTTGCCAGTGGAACCATAGATTCAATAGAATATAAGGGCCTCAACCTTTCAATGAACCAGTGCCTCTACATATTCGCCCGGGCCATAGTCATGCTGGACAGTAACGATAAGGGTAACATACCGGTAAGGGAATATGGCAACCCTGAGAGTCCTGATGGCCGGTTAAGCTCCGCAACATTAACAAGGGCCGAGTATGTTGACATGGCCGGCAGGACCTACAGGTGGATGGATTCAGAATGGAAGGGTCCGAATCATGTTGGAATAAGGCAGGAGGGGGCAGGGGACCTCTCACCGGATATCCTGCTCAGGGCATTTGTCAGGGTCCTCACAGAGTACAGGTCCACGGGTAAACTCCCTGACAGGGTTACTGTACCATGA
- a CDS encoding nucleotidyltransferase domain-containing protein, with protein sequence MDEVIRKHVDRFLRVIRKIEGSERIRFIILYGSALRGGEWSDIDLAIYYDAEEDEASYYRFRVLSEVDEIFDVQIFQQLPLYVQVEVLRGEVIYCDDQRFLYDTAWKTIRDFDDFRHRFYDYIGLERMG encoded by the coding sequence ATGGATGAAGTTATCAGAAAACACGTCGACAGGTTCCTGAGGGTAATCAGGAAAATTGAGGGCTCAGAGAGGATCCGTTTCATAATACTATACGGTTCCGCCCTCAGGGGCGGTGAATGGTCTGATATAGACCTGGCAATTTACTATGATGCTGAAGAGGATGAGGCATCATACTACAGGTTCCGGGTCCTGAGTGAGGTTGATGAGATTTTCGACGTCCAGATCTTCCAGCAATTACCACTCTACGTCCAGGTTGAGGTACTCAGGGGTGAGGTCATCTACTGTGATGATCAAAGATTCCTCTATGATACCGCCTGGAAGACCATCAGGGACTTCGATGACTTCAGACATAGATTCTATGATTACATTGGCCTTGAAAGGATGGGTTAG
- a CDS encoding helicase HerA-like domain-containing protein: protein MGRCYGETSPWRVSFVSREMPGVGEYVVMEYDGRRILGMVESLLRGVPGVTEDLNDPETVERIIRVTGGRQYVRGTVRILGDVETLEIPRVPPGPGTEVRSADPETLGRIFGRGNLTLGRLLTADAPFTVDINRMVTRHLAVLAVTGAGKSNTVAVIVDGLLRAGGTVIIFDMHSEYVNARFTGGRVNRIGASINPAHLSLREIKRLSNVRDNAYVQERYLARAHRRVRSGMKDGSSSPAEFFRRMDEKLDELLSENSSDRRSIIDVQNKLEHMRESYEEIIDLESEGIIERLRLNHVNVIDLGSVDETGSDVIVSHVLQEVLQSRKEYLRHGTGLETPVFMVLEEAHILAPSDRPTESRYWIGRVAREGRKFGVGLCLVSQSPKSLDHEALSQANNMIVMRLIEPNDQLHVQRASEALSDDLLSHLPSLNIGEAVVVGLMAPLPAIVRIEEFEGKLSGGDLDVAGIWSGMRVGDE, encoded by the coding sequence GTGGGAAGGTGCTATGGTGAGACATCACCCTGGAGGGTGAGTTTCGTATCAAGGGAGATGCCCGGGGTTGGCGAGTACGTTGTGATGGAGTATGATGGACGGAGAATACTGGGGATGGTGGAGTCGCTCCTACGGGGCGTCCCGGGCGTCACCGAGGACCTGAATGACCCTGAGACGGTTGAGAGGATAATCAGGGTCACAGGGGGGAGGCAGTACGTCAGGGGCACCGTCAGGATACTGGGTGATGTTGAAACCCTGGAGATACCAAGGGTGCCGCCAGGTCCAGGGACGGAGGTGAGGTCAGCCGACCCGGAGACCCTCGGGAGGATATTCGGGCGCGGAAACCTGACCCTCGGGAGGCTGCTCACAGCCGACGCACCATTCACTGTTGACATCAACCGCATGGTCACAAGGCACCTGGCGGTCCTTGCAGTCACAGGGGCGGGTAAATCCAACACCGTGGCGGTGATAGTGGACGGGCTCCTCAGGGCAGGGGGTACCGTCATAATCTTCGACATGCACTCAGAGTACGTCAACGCCAGGTTCACAGGTGGAAGGGTTAACAGAATAGGGGCATCCATAAACCCTGCCCACCTCTCACTCAGAGAGATTAAGAGACTCAGCAACGTCAGGGATAACGCCTACGTCCAGGAAAGGTACCTTGCAAGGGCCCACAGGAGGGTAAGGTCCGGGATGAAGGATGGCAGCTCATCACCAGCTGAATTCTTCAGGAGGATGGATGAGAAACTGGATGAGCTTCTCTCAGAGAACAGCAGCGACAGGAGGAGCATAATCGATGTCCAGAACAAGCTGGAGCACATGCGTGAATCCTATGAGGAGATAATAGACCTTGAGTCTGAGGGGATAATTGAGAGGCTCAGATTAAACCATGTCAATGTGATCGACCTCGGCTCAGTGGATGAGACAGGTTCCGATGTCATTGTGAGTCATGTGCTCCAGGAGGTCCTCCAGAGCAGGAAGGAGTATCTCAGGCATGGAACTGGCCTTGAGACACCAGTATTCATGGTCCTTGAGGAGGCCCACATCCTCGCACCCTCTGACCGGCCAACCGAGTCAAGGTACTGGATAGGCAGGGTCGCCAGGGAGGGGAGGAAGTTCGGGGTCGGCCTCTGTCTGGTGAGCCAGAGCCCCAAGTCCCTTGACCATGAGGCCCTCTCCCAGGCCAACAATATGATCGTAATGCGCCTCATTGAACCCAATGACCAGCTGCATGTCCAGAGGGCCAGTGAGGCCCTCAGTGATGACCTCCTCTCACACCTCCCCTCACTGAACATCGGGGAGGCGGTTGTGGTCGGCCTCATGGCACCCTTACCGGCCATTGTGAGGATAGAGGAATTTGAGGGTAAGCTCTCGGGCGGTGACCTTGACGTTGCCGGGATATGGAGTGGTATGCGGGTAGGGGATGAGTAG
- a CDS encoding M28 family metallopeptidase, which translates to MKHLSEDVGPRPAGSASERMAAEYIASRFQAMGIKTELEEFRYYSLTSPGVRRSCNVIATIEGDSEREIIICADLDTPVDPVSGNYSSGANDDATGLALLLEIAERYHDRRPPYTIKLIAFGAGEDGFTFPLVTPKRTSLSPDAYHQIVYLPYLVGARHHVLNRQEEVNRTIAVISLEAMGMGSPCIVRRDYYADSSPALVGLIALNARLHGIRADVVDFMAASTPAGEQAISHVYLPFSVAGVPSTFLVSMRDPSSGGVHSTITEIPGYLSDRDTFSNLIEESGGREALEGHMDAMADMVEYSIEAIFLVRGMWDLLQ; encoded by the coding sequence GTGAAGCACCTTTCAGAGGATGTGGGTCCAAGACCCGCCGGTTCAGCCAGTGAAAGGATGGCCGCCGAGTACATTGCCTCACGGTTCCAGGCCATGGGGATAAAGACGGAGCTGGAGGAATTCAGGTACTACTCATTAACCTCTCCGGGGGTGAGGAGGTCATGCAATGTTATAGCCACCATTGAGGGTGATTCAGAGCGTGAAATCATAATCTGCGCCGATCTGGACACTCCTGTGGATCCCGTGAGCGGGAACTACTCATCCGGGGCCAACGATGATGCAACCGGACTTGCACTGCTCCTTGAAATTGCAGAGAGGTACCATGACCGGAGGCCACCATACACAATCAAACTCATCGCCTTCGGTGCCGGGGAGGATGGCTTCACCTTCCCCCTGGTAACCCCGAAAAGGACGTCCCTCTCCCCTGACGCATACCACCAGATAGTCTATCTGCCCTACCTGGTAGGTGCAAGGCACCACGTCCTTAACAGGCAGGAGGAGGTGAACAGAACCATTGCGGTTATCAGCCTGGAGGCCATGGGCATGGGGAGCCCCTGCATTGTGAGGAGGGACTACTACGCTGACAGCAGCCCAGCCCTTGTCGGCCTAATTGCCCTCAACGCCCGCCTTCACGGTATCAGGGCCGATGTGGTTGATTTCATGGCGGCCTCAACACCGGCGGGCGAGCAGGCCATAAGCCACGTTTACCTCCCATTCTCAGTTGCAGGTGTCCCCTCAACCTTCCTGGTCTCCATGAGGGACCCCTCCAGTGGGGGTGTCCACAGCACCATCACCGAGATACCGGGATACCTCTCAGACCGTGACACCTTCAGCAACCTCATTGAGGAGTCAGGTGGAAGGGAAGCCCTTGAAGGGCACATGGATGCCATGGCTGACATGGTCGAGTACAGTATTGAAGCCATTTTCCTTGTCAGAGGGATGTGGGACCTCCTCCAGTGA
- a CDS encoding DNA double-strand break repair nuclease NurA, whose product MFHVLGSLYEEAALRGRMLKSSAESRLQELPDVSEYWIRHESMDDSLSTAAADGGSGFKEFSGLILAAINTAVLSDSGEIVEGSFLDILGPQSGIRERVRNLTAICEFKNSIIAMEDLQPDLLILDGSLIGTILRPVKYDGVLGNDVKGWIRSHCLREVAASMDGVHVHSRSMEDTIRDALRSERPVVYLEGIERMVSIWKLLKKSRDIVAVSERSTMSDIFGDMSDLSVFNTLTAGPGHSVPIHRELSGLKGRFPVLDAFFSSLEFTVFYAKLEENGRVLKFEVPRRLGTAEIGEYLEGLRASSADGYPHILRRVKEDVRITASEMDIIAGMVLEGLI is encoded by the coding sequence GTGTTTCATGTGCTGGGATCCCTCTATGAAGAAGCGGCCCTCAGGGGGAGGATGCTGAAATCCTCAGCTGAATCCAGGCTCCAGGAACTTCCTGATGTCAGTGAATACTGGATCAGGCATGAGTCCATGGATGACTCACTCTCAACTGCAGCGGCTGATGGGGGCTCGGGTTTTAAGGAATTTTCAGGCCTCATACTCGCAGCCATCAACACCGCCGTGCTCTCAGATTCGGGTGAGATTGTTGAGGGGAGCTTCCTGGACATCCTAGGACCCCAGTCAGGCATAAGGGAGCGGGTGAGGAACCTCACAGCCATATGTGAATTCAAGAACAGCATAATCGCCATGGAGGACCTCCAGCCCGACCTCCTCATCCTGGACGGCTCCCTCATAGGGACCATCCTGAGGCCTGTGAAGTATGATGGGGTTCTGGGGAATGATGTTAAGGGATGGATAAGGAGTCACTGCCTGAGGGAGGTGGCAGCATCAATGGATGGGGTCCATGTACATTCAAGGTCCATGGAGGACACCATCAGGGACGCCCTAAGGTCTGAAAGACCCGTGGTTTACCTTGAGGGCATTGAGAGGATGGTATCCATATGGAAGCTACTCAAGAAGAGCAGGGACATCGTGGCGGTATCTGAGAGGTCAACCATGTCAGACATATTCGGGGATATGTCTGATCTCTCTGTATTCAATACACTCACAGCTGGCCCCGGCCACTCCGTCCCGATTCACAGAGAACTATCAGGTCTCAAGGGCAGGTTCCCTGTCCTTGATGCGTTCTTCAGCAGCCTTGAATTCACGGTGTTCTATGCCAAGCTCGAGGAGAACGGCAGGGTCCTTAAATTCGAGGTACCGCGACGTCTGGGCACCGCTGAAATTGGTGAATACCTTGAGGGTCTCAGGGCATCATCGGCGGACGGCTACCCCCACATCCTCAGAAGGGTGAAGGAGGATGTAAGGATAACAGCCTCTGAGATGGATATCATCGCCGGGATGGTCCTTGAGGGCCTCATCTAA
- a CDS encoding type VII toxin-antitoxin system HepT family RNase toxin, which produces MVRKVVVLTKIREIEESVGLIEENLPESFGEFSELGLIRDGMYKRLEFAVENVYDICSILNSDLNLGVPGSDGEVLENLLRSGIIDEDTFKKIKAMRGFRNIVVRRYGKIDDRITFRILQEHLSDFREFTEKIKAILDSLNDEEQDQGMQPSG; this is translated from the coding sequence ATGGTCAGAAAGGTCGTTGTACTCACCAAGATACGCGAAATTGAGGAGAGTGTGGGACTCATAGAGGAGAACCTTCCTGAAAGTTTCGGTGAATTCTCAGAACTTGGGCTCATAAGGGACGGGATGTATAAGAGACTTGAATTTGCAGTTGAAAACGTCTATGACATATGTTCAATCCTCAACTCTGACCTCAACCTTGGCGTGCCAGGTTCCGATGGCGAGGTCCTGGAGAACCTCCTCAGATCAGGCATAATCGATGAGGACACATTCAAAAAGATAAAGGCCATGAGGGGCTTCAGGAATATCGTGGTGCGCCGGTACGGGAAGATAGACGACCGTATAACATTCAGAATACTCCAGGAACACCTGAGTGACTTCCGTGAGTTTACAGAGAAAATTAAAGCCATCCTTGACTCATTGAATGATGAGGAACAGGATCAGGGCATGCAGCCGTCCGGTTAA
- a CDS encoding YkvA family protein gives MTESDFRDFYDVLVENLESYNGEYASFIDYGPKLFKLLTDFLGYEHLKGQLKLKISAAIAYYVVPMDIIPETVYGAYGYIDDIFITAYVIRILADVYGYDLLSEYWDGKDDLEEVVELCYERSKDVLRDKTSDVLDYVGLL, from the coding sequence ATGACAGAGTCAGATTTTAGGGATTTCTATGATGTGCTTGTTGAAAACCTTGAATCATATAATGGGGAGTACGCATCCTTCATAGATTACGGGCCGAAACTCTTCAAGTTACTCACGGATTTTCTGGGCTATGAGCACCTTAAAGGCCAGCTTAAACTTAAGATTAGCGCTGCAATAGCCTACTACGTTGTTCCCATGGACATCATACCGGAGACAGTATACGGTGCATATGGCTACATCGACGACATATTCATAACAGCATACGTTATAAGGATCCTGGCGGACGTTTACGGCTATGATCTACTCTCAGAGTACTGGGATGGGAAGGATGACCTTGAGGAGGTCGTCGAGCTCTGCTATGAGAGGTCAAAGGATGTCCTGAGGGATAAAACCAGTGATGTTCTGGATTATGTGGGGTTGCTCTGA
- a CDS encoding DUF6653 family protein, whose amino-acid sequence MNSIDIYMTLEERISSAFRMDEETWLRHANPWSVWTRLTALPLLVAAFWSREWLGWWAIIPVTLAVLWTYLNPRIFKRPESTDSWASRSVLGERVWLNRDRIPVPEHHRRVPVILNLIAATGTVPIVWGVYRLEVWPLLPGFAMVYLGKLWYLDRMVWLYQDMKENPEYRDWLY is encoded by the coding sequence ATGAACTCCATAGATATTTATATGACCCTTGAGGAGAGAATATCCTCGGCCTTCCGGATGGATGAGGAAACATGGTTGAGGCATGCAAATCCATGGAGTGTCTGGACAAGACTCACGGCACTGCCCCTTCTTGTTGCAGCGTTCTGGAGCAGGGAGTGGCTGGGCTGGTGGGCTATCATACCGGTAACCCTCGCGGTCCTCTGGACCTATCTGAATCCCAGGATATTTAAAAGACCGGAATCTACGGACAGCTGGGCATCCAGGTCGGTTCTCGGTGAGAGGGTCTGGTTGAACCGTGATAGGATCCCTGTACCCGAGCATCACAGGAGGGTCCCGGTCATACTGAACCTCATAGCAGCCACCGGGACGGTCCCCATTGTTTGGGGTGTCTACCGCCTGGAGGTGTGGCCGCTCTTACCTGGATTTGCAATGGTCTACCTTGGCAAGCTGTGGTACCTTGACAGGATGGTCTGGCTGTACCAGGACATGAAGGAAAACCCTGAATACAGGGACTGGCTCTATTGA